A genomic region of Manihot esculenta cultivar AM560-2 chromosome 15, M.esculenta_v8, whole genome shotgun sequence contains the following coding sequences:
- the LOC122721899 gene encoding ADP-ribosylation factor-like protein 2 translates to MRLRTELQKKIQELEKYRLSGASLLILANKQDLKGALTPDEIAKVLNLENMDKIRHWKIVGCSAYTGEGLLEGFDWLVQDMMIP, encoded by the exons ATGCGATTAAGGACTGAACTTCAGAAAAAAATTCAGGAACTTGAAAAATAC AGGCTTTCTGGAGCATCTTTGCTAATACTAGCAAATAAGCAAGACCTAAAAGGTGCTCTGACACCAGATGAAATTGCTAAG GTACTAAACCTGGAGAATATGGACAAAATCAGGCATTGGAAAATCGTGGGCTGTAGCGCATACACAGGGGAGGGGCTGCTTGAGGGATTTGATTGGTTGGTTCAGGACATGATGATACCTTAG
- the LOC110607388 gene encoding probable auxin efflux carrier component 8 — protein MISLADVYHVVAATVPLYFAMILAYISMKWWRLFTPDQCAGINKFVAKFSIPLLSFHVISNNNPYKMNLKLIFADFLQKLLGLLVLTALTKISSRGRLNWIITGLSLSTLPNTLILGIPLLKAMYGDEAEALLSQIIGLQSLVWYNLLLFLFELNATYAAPVAPSSEITEDLEAHHDAQSKEGEEETHATKRVKTMLILFTVGRKLVRNPNFHATLLGLIWASIHFRWGVKMPEIVDNSILILSNGGLGMAMFSLGLFMASRTSIIACGVRLAVLAMAMKFIAGPALMAVASLAITVRGTVFKVAIVQAALPQGIVPFVFAKEYNIHPDILSTGVIFGMLIALPIALAYYSLLAL, from the exons ATGATTTCTTTAGCAGATGTGTATCATGTTGTGGCTGCGACAGTTCCACTCTATTTTGCCATGATATTGGCTTACATCTCTATGAAATGGTGGAGGCTTTTTACACCAGATCAGTGTGCAGGCATTAACAAATTTGTTGCTAAATTTTCAATCCCACTATTATCTTTCCATGTTATCTCCAACAACAACCCTTACAAAATGAACCTCAAACTCATATTTGCTGACTTTCTTCAGAAACTATTAGGCCTCTTAGTTCTCACAGCACTCACCAAGATCAGCTCCAGAGGAAGATTGAATTGGATCATTACTGGTCTCTCTCTTTCAACTTTGCCCAATACTTTGATCCTGGGAATTCCACTTTTGAAGGCTATGTATGGAGATGAAGCTGAGGCTCTCCTTTCTCAGATAATTGGCTTACAAAGCTTAGTTTGGTATAATTTGTTGCTGTTTCTGTTTGAGCTAAATGCCACCTATGCAGCCCCAGTGGCACCATCTTCAGAAATTACAG AGGACCTTGAAGCTCATCATGATGCTCAATCAAAAGAGGGAGAAGAGGAAACACATGCCACAAAGAGGGTCAAAACCATGCTCATTCTCTTCACAGTGGGGAGGAAGTTGGTGAGAAATCCAAATTTTCATGCGACTTTGCTAGGTCTTATTTGGGCAAGCATACATTTCAG GTGGGGTGTGAAAATGCCAGAAATTGTTGATAATTCTATACTGATATTGTCTAATGGAGGGCTTGGTATGGCAATGTTCAGCTTAG GTCTGTTTATGGCATCACGCACCAGTATAATAGCGTGCGGCGTCCGACTTGCTGTGCTAGCTATGGCAATGAAGTTCATTGCGGGACCTGCCTTAATGGCAGTTGCTTCCCTTGCCATTACAGTAAGGGGCACAGTGTTTAAAGTGGCAATTGTTCAG GCAGCTCTACCTCAAGGGATTGTTCCATTTGTGTTTGCTAAAGAATATAATATTCATCCAGACATATTAAGCACAGG GGTAATTTTTGGTATGCTCATTGCATTGCCAATAGCATTAGCCTACTACTCCCTGTTAGCCTTGTAA